The following are encoded together in the Phenylobacterium sp. NIBR 498073 genome:
- the pip gene encoding prolyl aminopeptidase, producing MERNTPPFAVSNTVHRKGLYPDNEPFAYGWLPTGGTHEIFYEECGNPDGKPCVILHGGPGGAINPTMRRFFNPAKWRMALFDQRGCGKSRPNASLEDNTTWTLIEDIERLRIHLGVEKWTVFGGSWGSTLALAYAITHPHRVEALVLRGIFLLTQRELRWFYQEGASMLFPDAWQRFCAPIPEAERGDMMAAYHKRLTHSDRRIQAEAAAAWSQWEGDTISIRGPEARPSKFNEIDFAIAFARIECHFFANGGFFKEDNWILNNIDKIRGIPGWIVQGRFDVVTPMDSAWRLKTAWPEASFDIVWDAGHASTEPGIVDGLVRATDQALKL from the coding sequence ATGGAACGCAACACACCCCCCTTCGCCGTCTCCAACACCGTGCACCGCAAGGGGCTGTACCCGGACAACGAGCCGTTCGCTTATGGCTGGCTGCCGACCGGCGGGACGCACGAGATATTCTATGAGGAGTGCGGCAATCCCGACGGCAAGCCGTGCGTGATCCTGCACGGCGGCCCGGGCGGGGCGATCAACCCGACCATGCGGCGGTTCTTCAACCCGGCGAAGTGGCGGATGGCGCTGTTCGACCAGCGCGGCTGCGGCAAGTCGCGACCGAACGCCAGCCTGGAAGACAACACCACCTGGACGCTGATCGAGGACATCGAGCGGCTGCGTATCCATCTGGGCGTCGAAAAGTGGACGGTGTTCGGCGGCAGCTGGGGCAGCACCCTGGCGCTGGCCTACGCCATCACCCATCCGCATCGGGTCGAGGCGCTGGTGCTGCGCGGCATCTTCCTGCTGACCCAGCGGGAGCTGCGCTGGTTCTACCAGGAAGGCGCCTCGATGCTTTTCCCGGATGCGTGGCAGCGGTTCTGCGCGCCGATCCCGGAGGCCGAGCGCGGCGACATGATGGCCGCCTACCACAAGCGCCTGACGCACTCTGACCGCCGCATCCAGGCCGAGGCCGCGGCCGCCTGGAGCCAATGGGAAGGCGACACGATCTCCATCCGCGGGCCCGAGGCGCGGCCGTCGAAGTTCAACGAAATCGACTTCGCCATCGCCTTCGCACGGATCGAGTGCCACTTCTTCGCCAATGGCGGCTTCTTCAAAGAGGACAACTGGATCCTCAACAACATCGACAAGATTCGCGGCATTCCGGGTTGGATCGTCCAAGGCCGGTTCGACGTGGTGACGCCGATGGACAGCGCCTGGCGGCTGAAGACCGCCTGGCCCGAGGCCAGTTTCGACATCGTTTGGGACGCGGGCCACGCCTCCACCGAGCCGGGCATAGTCGACGGCCTGGTGCGGGCGACGGACCAGGCGCTGAAGCTGTAG
- a CDS encoding ATP-binding protein, which yields MAVTIADALLSLRPLPGLAVLMCGVAGSGKTAFAMALEETGFLRLSIDEEVWRRHGRYGVDFPADAYPALLEPVRAWLRSQVGEAVRGGQAVVIDSSFWSRTHRDEFKAEIERAGGRWRLIYLHAQPELLQRRLADRREQTDLRGTIPVDDAMLARFLRSFQAPVGEGETTVTVA from the coding sequence ATGGCAGTCACCATCGCCGACGCGCTTCTGTCCCTGAGGCCCCTGCCCGGCCTGGCGGTGCTGATGTGCGGCGTGGCTGGCAGCGGCAAGACCGCATTCGCCATGGCGCTCGAGGAGACCGGCTTCCTGCGGCTGTCGATCGACGAGGAGGTCTGGCGCCGTCATGGCCGGTACGGCGTCGACTTCCCAGCCGACGCCTACCCCGCCCTGCTGGAGCCGGTGCGCGCTTGGCTGCGGAGCCAGGTCGGCGAGGCGGTGCGCGGCGGCCAGGCGGTGGTGATCGACTCCAGTTTCTGGAGCCGCACCCATCGCGACGAGTTCAAGGCCGAGATCGAGCGCGCGGGCGGCCGCTGGCGGCTCATCTATCTGCACGCTCAGCCCGAGCTGCTGCAGCGCCGTCTCGCAGACCGCCGCGAACAGACCGATCTGCGCGGGACGATCCCGGTCGACGATGCGATGCTCGCCCGCTTCCTACGCAGCTTCCAAGCGCCGGTCGGCGAGGGCGAGACGACTGTGACGGTCGCCTGA